GGCAATCGCGGCCATCGGCACGATTGCAATCAGGCTGGCCAGCAGCAAGCGATTTAGTGTGCGCATGATAACCTTGTCCCTTTGTCGTCAACGGTCCCGCTATTCTAGCGCCGGACCCGCCGAAAAGGTTGATCCTGCTCATGAGCCAAGCCCCCCTCGTCCTGGTGGACGGTTCGTCCTACCTGTATCGCGCCTTCCACGCGCTGCCGCCCTTGACCACTTCCAAAGGCATGCCGACCGGTGCGGTCAAGGGCGTGCTGAACATGCTCAAGAGTCTGCGCAAGCAGTACCCCGACAGCCCGTTCGCCGTGGTGTTCGACGCCAAGGGCGGGACTTTCCGCGACGAGATGTATGCCGAGTACAAGGCCAATCGCCCGAGCATGCCCGATGACATGCGCGTCCAGATCGAGCCGCTGCACGCCAGCGTGATCGCCCTGGGCTTTCCGCTGCTGTGCGTCGAGGGCGTCGAGGCGGACGACGTGATCGGCACCCTGGCCCGCAGCAGCGCGGCGGCTGACCGTCCGGTGGTGATTTCCACCGGCGACAAGGACATGGCGCAACTGGTGGACGGCCACATTACGCTGGTCAACACCATGTCCGGAAGCAGCATGGACGTGGAAGGCGTGAAGGAGAAATTCGGCGTCGCTCCCGAGCAGATCATCGATTACCTGGCGCTGATGGGCGATTCCTCCGACAACATTCCGGGGGTGCCGGGGATTGGCCCCAAGACCGCTTCTGGCCTGCTGGTCGGGGTGAACGGCGGCCTGAAAGAGCTGTATGACCAGCTCGACATCGTGCCGAGCCTGCCGATTCGCGGGGCCAAGACCCTGCCGGCCAAGCTCGAGGAACACAAGGAAATGGCGTTCCTCTCCTATCAGCTGGCGACCATCAAGGTCGACGTACCGCTGGACATCGGCCTGGATGACCTGCACCTGGGCGAGCCGGACCGGGACAAGCTGATCGAGCTGTACAGCCTGATGGAGTTCAAGAGCTGGCTCGACGAACTGCAGCGCGACGCCAAGCGCCTCGAACTGAGCGAAGCCGCGACGCCTGGAGCGGCGGTCGATCTGCTGACCGTGGTCGAGGTTGAAGTCGAGGTCGCGGTGCCGGCCGTTGTCGAAACCCGATATGAAACCATCCTCGACCAGACGCGTTTCGACGTCTGGCTGGAGAAGCTGAAGAACGCCAAGCTGTTCGCCTTCGACACCGAAACCACCGGCATCGATGCCCAGCAGGCGCAGCTTGTGGGCTTGTCTTTCGCGGTAGAGGCCCACGAAGCGGCCTATATCCCGCTGACCCACTCCTACATCGGCGCGCCCGAACAGCTGGATCGCGATACGGTCCTGCGCGCGTTGAAGCCGCTGCTGGAGGACCCGCAAAAACTAAAGGTCGGCCAGCACGCCAAGTTCGACATGAACATCCTGGCCAACTGCGCCATCGGTGGCGATCAGGCCAATGGCATCACCGTGCGTGGTGTCGCTTTCGACACGATGCTCGAATCCTACGTGCTCAACTCCACGGCCACCCGCCACGACATGGACAGCCTGGCGGAGAAATACCTGGGCCATGCCACCGTGAGTTTCCAGGACATCGCCGGCAAGGGCGCCAAGCAGCTGACGTTCGATCAGATTGCCCTTGAGCAGGCCGGGCCCTATGCCGCCGAAGACGCCGATGTGACCCTGCGCCTGCATCAGGTGCTGCACGAGAAGCTGGCGGCGATCCCGAGCCTGGCCAGTGTGCTCAGCGATATCGAAATGCCCGTGGTGCCGGTGCTGGCGCGCATCGAGCGCCAGGGTGCGCTGGTGGATGCCGACCTGCTGGGCGTGCAGAGCATCGAGCTGGGCGACAAGATGGTGGCGCTGGAGCGCGAAGCCTTCGAGATTGCCGGCGAGGAATTCAACCTGGGGTCGCCCAAGCAACTGGGGGTGATCCTCTACGACAAGCTCGGCCTGCCGGTGCTGAAGAAGACCGCCAAGGGCCAGCCGTCCACCGCCGAAGAGGTGCTGGCCAAGCTGGCCGAGGACGACTACCCGCTGCCCAGGGTGCTGATGCAATACCGCTCCATGAGCAAGCTCAAGAGCACCTACACCGACCGCCTGCCGGAGCAGATCAACCCGCGTACCGGGCGGATCCACACCTCCTACCATCAGGCGGTGGCCTCCACCGGGCGTTTGTCCTCCAGCGATCCGAACCTGCAGAACATCCCGGTGCGTACCGCCGAAGGCCGGCGCATCCGCCAGGCGTTCATCGCTCCGCCGGGCTACAAGCTGCTGGCGGCGGACTATTCGCAGATTGAGTTGCGGATCATGGCGCACCTGTCCCGCGACGAAGGCTTGATGAATGCTTTCCGTAACAACCTCGACGTGCACACGGCGACGGCCGCCGAGGTGTTCAAGGTCGACCTCGAGAACGTCAGCTCCGATCAGCGCCGCAGCGCGAAGGCGATCAACTTCGGGCTGATCTACGGCATGGGCGCGCAGAAGCTCGGCAAGGACATCGGCGTCGATACCAAGACCGCCAAGGCCTATATCGACACCTACTTCGCCCGTTACCCCGGCGTGCGCGAATACATGGACCGCACGCGTGCCCAGGCCGCGGACCAGGGCTATGTGGAAACCCTGTTCGGGCGTCGCCTGTACCTGCCGGAGATCAACTCCAACAAGCCACAGGAGCGTGCCGGCGCCGAGCGTACGGCGATCAACGCGCCGATGCAGGGTACGGCGGCCGACATCATCAAGAAGGCAATGGTGGCGGTGGACAATTGGCTGGCGACCTCGGGCCTGGATGCCAAAGTCATCCTGCAAGTGCACGACGAACTGGTGCTGGAGGTGCGCGAAGATCTGGTGGCCCAGGTGAGCGAGGAGATCCGCGGCTATATGAGCAACGCCGCGACCCTGGATGTGCCGCTGCTGGTCGAAGTCGGGGTGGGCAGCAACTGGGACGAGGCGCACTGAGGCGAGACGGGGGCTTTCTGCCGCGACATAGTGCCGCGGCAGAAGAGCCCGCCAGGCGCTTTAGTGCAAAAAACTTCATCCACTATTGCCAATAGTTTTTGCCGGCTCCCGGAACTTAATCGGGGCAGGCCCACTCAGAGTAACTGAATGGCTGGTGAAGCCTTTCGATGCTCCTATGTTGTGTTAAGTGTTGGCAGATATCTGGACCTCGCCCTAGCGGTCCGGAACTTGGACCCCGAACTTCCCCTCCCCATACGAAGTCCGGGGTTTTTTTTGCCCCAAAACTGCCTGTGGAATGACCATGCTGCGTTAAAAGCGCGGCCCGAAATGCTCATTTACAGCCAGTAAACTCCGCTTTCGGGCCGCGCTTTTGCCTTGCCTGATCATCCCACAGACAGTTTTTGCCTTCCTTTCTCAGGCCTCGGTTTCGGTGGCTTTGTCGGTCAGTTCCAGCCAGTTGGCCAGTACGGTGTAGGCCTCTTCCAGGCCCATGCGCTTGGGGGCGGAGAACAGCTGGATGGTGACGTTGTCGCCCCAGCCCTTGCGGATTTGCGATTGCACCTTGAGCAGGGTGTTCTTGGCTGCGCCGTAGGTCAGCTTGTCGGCCTTGGTCAGCAGGACGTGCATCGGCATGCCGCTGGCGACGGCCCAGTCGAGCATCAGCTGGTCGAAGTCGGTCATCGGATGGCGGATGTCCATCATCAGAATCAAGCCTTTCAGACTCTCGCGACTGCCCAGGTAGGCTTCCAGGTGACGCTGCCAGTGTTGCTTGAGCGGGATCGGCACTTTTGCATAACCGTAGCCTGGCAGGTCGACCAGACGGCGATCGTCGTCTAGCTTGAAGAAGTTCAACAGCTGCGTGCGACCCGGGGTTTTCGAGGTGCGCGCCAGGCTGGCGTGGGTCAGGGTATTCAGGGCGCTGGACTTGCCGGCGTTGGAACGCCCGGCGAAGGCCACTTCGAAGCCTTCGTCATCCGGACATTGATCGACTTTGGCGGCGCTGAGCATGAAAGTGGACTGTTGGCACAGACCAAGAATGGGGTTTTTCAGTTGCATGGGATTTCCGATAGGGGCGGTGCCGGGAATGGGCGCGGCAAGCGGTGTCGTTTCCGTTTCAGTGACGCCAGTATATAATGCCGCAGATTTTGTGTGCGCTTTGTCCCAGCGTAGGATGAAGTTCACGAGAGCGACAGACCTTGATTGCGCATTAGAACGCACCACGCTCTCAACCCTGAAAAGGTCGTTTTATGACGAAATGGCTGCTGGCTACCGGTCTCCTGATGCCGCTTTACAGCGCTCAGGCTACACAGGACCCGGAAGCCGTGTACAACCGTGTTTGTGGGGCTTGTCATTCCGGCCAACTACCAACGGCTCCCCGCAAGGGAGACCAGGGAGCTTGGGCGCCAAGACTGGCGCAAGGTATGGAGACGCTGGTGCAACACGTGACCCAGGGTTTCAAGGCGATGCCGCCGCGTGGTTTGTGCATGGACTGCAGTGCCGAGGATTACCGAGCCATCATCCTTTGGATGAGCGAGTGATCCCGGTCCATAACTCTTAACCCTTAGCCGTAGTTGGATTAGCTGATGAACAAATTACTCGTGAGTCTGCTGTTGACCTTGGGCATCACAGGTGTCGCCCATGCTGCAGGCGACGCTGCTGCCGGTCAGGCGAAAGCCGCTGTGTGTGGTGCTTGCCATGGTCCGGATGGGAACAGCATGGCGCCTAACTTTCCGAAGCTGGCGGGTCAGGGTGAGCGTTACCTGAACAAGCAGTTGCACGACATCAAGTCCGGCAAGCGCCAGGTGCTGGAAATGACCGGCCTGCTGACCAACCTGAGCGATCAGGACCTGGCTGACATCTCCGCCTACTTCGCCAGCCAGAAAGGCAGCGTCGGCGCGGCGGATCCGAAAGTCGTGGCTCGCGGTGAAGAACTGTTCCGTGGTGGCAAGCTGGATCAAGGCATGCCTTCCTGCACCGGCTGCCACTCGCCAAATGGCACGGGCAACGCCGCTGCCGGCTTCCCGCACCTGGGCGGCCAGCACGCTCAGTACGTGGCCAAGCAGCTGACCGACTTCCGTGAAGGCAACCGCACCAACGACGGCGACACCATGATCATGCGCAGCATCGCCGCCAAGCTGAGCAACAAGGATATCGAGGCTGTATCCAGCTACATCCAGGGCCTGCACTGAGGCCGGCGATCATGTTGCGAAAGGGTCTATCCTGCGCAACGTTAATGATTGATTAATCTGTCGATGAAAGCATAAAGGGTGGCCCAGGCCGCCCTTTTTTATGGCGTCTGCCGCTACACTAGCGAACTCAAGCCCGCCATGACCTGTCCGAAAACAGGTCGCGCGAGGCGACCTTACTTGTTCAGGAGTAAAGCATGCGTAATCTGATTCTCAGCGCCGCTCTCGTCACCGCCAGCCTGTTTGGCATGACCGCTCAAGCCGCCGAGCCCCTCGAAGCCGGTAAACAATATGTAGAGCTGAGCAGCGCCGTTCCGGTTGCGGTGCCTGGCAAGATCGAAGTGGTCGAGCTGTTCTGGTATGGCTGCCCACACTGCTACGCCTTCGAGCCGACCATTAACCCCTGGGTTGAGAAGCTGCCGGCCGACGTCAATTTCGTACGTATCCCGGCCATGTTCGGCGGTATCTGGAACGTTCATGGCCAGCTGTTCATCACCCTGGAAGCCATGGGTGTCGAGCACAAGGTGCACAAGGCCGTATTCGAAGCCATCCATGGCGGCAAGAAACTCGCTTCCCCAGAGGAAATGGCCGAGTTCCTGGCTGGCGAAGGTATCGACAAGGACAAGTTCCTGAGCACCTACAACTCGTTCGCCGTCAAAGGCAAGGTCGAGGACGCGAAGAAGAAGGCCCAGGCCTATCAGATCTCCGGCGTACCGACCATGGTCGTCAACGGCAAGTACCGCTTCGACTTGGGCACCGCCGGTGGTCCCGAGGGCGCCCTGAGCGTCGCCGACCAGTTGATCGCCAAAGAGCGAGCGGCCAAGTAAGCGAGTTCCCAGCCATGCGACGTTGGGGTTCGGAACGCATCGTTGGCCTGCATGATCCGCGGGTCAACGAACATCATGTAGCGTCCTCTGGCCTGCCGGCAGACAGTCGTCTGCGGCTGCTCAGCTTCAATATCCAGGTCGGTATCAGTACCGAGCGTTATCGGCATTACCTGACCCGTGGCTGGCAGCACCTGCTGCCGCACAACGGGCGCGCCAATAACCTGCAAAAGATCGGCGACCTGCTGGGCGACTTCGATCTGGTCGCCCTGCAGGAAGCCGATGGCGGCAGCCTGCGCTCAGGCTACGTCAACCAGGTCGAACACCTGGCCCAGTTGGGGGCCTTCCCCTACTGGTATCAACAACTCAATCGCAACCTCGGTCGCCTGGCGCAGCACAGCAACGGCGTGCTCAGCCGCCTGCGTCCGTGGGCGATAGAGGACCACCCGTTGCCGGGCCCCAAGGGCCGTGGGGCGATTCTTCTGCGCTTCGGCGATGGTCCCGAGGCGCTGGTGGTGGTGATGATGCACCTGGCCCTCGGCGCGCGTACCCGTACCCGGCAGCTGGCTTATATCCGCGAGATGATCGGCGGCTACAAGCACCAGGTGCTGATGGGCGACATGAACACCCATGCCAGCGACCTGCTGGAACATTCGCCATTGCGCGACCTCGGCCTGCTGGCCCCGCAACTGGAAGCGACATTTCCCAGCTGGCGCCCGCAACGCTGTCTCGATCATATTTTGCTCAGCCCCAGCCTGACGCTGGAACGGGTCGAAGTACTGGCCCAGCCGATTTCCGATCACCTGCCGGTCGCGGTAGAGATTCGTCTGCCGGGTTCGCTCACGGCCGATGCATTGCCCGCGTTGAGTCCTGCCCCTCGCGGATCCCATGAATGAGCGACGACGCCCAGCGCTGGAAAGAGAAATACCTCAAAAGTATCGAACAACAGGAAAAACTCGAGCGGCGCTGGAATGCCCGCCTCGACCTCCTGCGTCGTGGCCTGGTCCGCAGCACCCTGGCGGCCGAAGGCACGGACCGCGCTGTCGACCAGTGCATGAAGGAAATGCGCGAAGTGGTGCGCTCGGACGACATGGACGCGGCCCTGGCGGCCCTGTTGCCGCGCCTGGAAAAAGCCGTGCTGGATTCCGAGCAGCGTCGCGAAACCCGTGTCGAGCAAATGAGCACGGCGCTGACGTCGCTGGTCAGCCAGTTGCAGAAACTGCCGCTGCCGCGTGACGTCAGCCGACCGCTGAAAAGCTTTGCCAAGCAGCTGGATGGCCGTGTCGGCCAGGCCCGGGAAATTCCGCTGTTGCTGGGCGAGCTGAGCAGCCTGCAAGGCAAGGCGCTGAGCCAGCTGGAGAGCCCGGAGGAGCCAAGTCGCCCTGGCCTGCTGCAACGTTTGTTCGGCGGGCGGGACGCCGATGAAGCGACGGCGCCGGCGGTAACCGCGCCCCCTGTGGCGGCGCCGAGCCCGGCTGCGGTACGGCCGCCGGAAATGCTTGAAGCGCCTGCGCCGCAGATCGAGGACAGGCCCCTGCCATTGGCCGAGGCGCCGGCCCTGGAATCGCCCATTGCGGTCCAGCCAGCCCTTGCGCCTGACAGCCTGCCACGAGCGCCGCAACCGGAAATCCTGCCGCAGCCTCTGCCCGAGGAAGCCGCCGCGGCCCCGACCTCGCCCCCGGTCACTGCCTTTGTGCCGCCGGTACTCGAGCCGGAGAAAACCGTCCCCGTCGAGCTTGCGCCCCAGGCGCCGGATGCACCGCCTGTGCAGGTGCCGGCAGAGCCCGAACCCGTCGAACTGTCCGTATCGGAGCCGTCTCCGGCCGCCGAAGCAGCGGTTGCCGCCAGTAACCCGGACGAATTGATCATCGCCGCGCCGGCGCAGGTCGCTCCGGCGCCTGTGCTGCTCGATCGCCTGCCGTTGCCAGCGGCCATGGCCGAGGTGCTGGCGGCGGCCAACCCACAGTCCGGCGAGCCGGATGTGCTGTATGCCCTGCCCGATTCGCCGGAGCCGTCCTACAGCTCGGTGGCCAAGCATATCGAACATACCCTGCTCGGTCTGCTGGACGACCTGAGCCTGCCCGAGCGCCACCGGCCACAGGCCGAATCCATGCGCGATCGCTTGCAGCATGGGCTTAACTGGTATGAATTGCTGCCGATCCTCGACGATCTTGCGGTGTTGATGCTGGCGATCACCGACAGCGGTCAGCATGAGTTCGAGACCTACCTCAAGCACCTCAACGAACGGCTGGAATCCTTCCAGAGCAATCTGCAGGCAGCCAGCGAAGGCCACGCCGACAGCCATTCCGCAGCGCGGGCCATGGACACGCAGATCCGCGAACAGGTGGATGGCCTGCAAAGCAGCGTCCAGGAAGCCGCCGACCTCGACGACCTCAAACAGGTGCTGGAAAGCCATCTGGAAGGCCTGCTCGGTACCATGGATCAGCACCAGAAGCAGCGCGACGAGCGGGAGAAGGAAGTGGCGGCCCGCCTGCAAAGCCTGGCCGAGCGAGTGTCGAGCATGGAGCAGGAAGCCCAGGGGTATCGCGAGCATCTTGAGGAGCAGCGGCAGAAAGCGCTGATCGACCCGCTGACCGGGCTGCCCAATCGCGCAGCCTGGGGCGAGCGCCTGGAACAGGAAGTGGCGCAGTGGCAGCAGCACGGCAATACCTTGCTGCTGGCGATGCTCGACCTCGACCACTTCAAGGCCATCAACGACAACTATGGGCACCTGGCCGGCGACAAAGTGCTGAAGATCATCGCCAGCGTGCTGCGCAAGCGCCTGCGCGGCAGCGATTTCATCGCCCGTTTCGGCGGGGAAGAGTTCGTGCTGATGATGCCAAACACATCATGGCCGGTCGGTGCGCGCCTGGCGGAAACCCTGCGGGCCGCCATCGAAGCCTGTCCGTTCCACTTCAAGGGCGAGCGGGTGACGATCACCATGTCGATTGGCATGAGCGCCTTCAAACCGGGCGATCACAGCGATCTGGTGCTCAAAAGAGCCGATCAGGCGTTATACCGGGCTAAAAATTCGGGACGGAATCGGGTGGAGCTGGGCTGAAGGGTAATTTGTTCAATTTTGTATAAACCGGCGTTTTGGCCGTTTTCACGCTCAGGCAGTACGTTACACTGTTGCATTATTTTCCCCAGCGTACTGCCTTCCATCATGAAAGTCCTTGCCCTCGCCCTGTCCCTTCTCGTGCTCGCCGGTTGTGCCAGCGGCCCGCGCATCGATACCAGCCACCCTTCGGTCAACTTCGATGGGCGGGTGCAGTTCGTGGTCGTGCACTACACCTCCGCCTCGATGGAGCGCTCGCTGCAACTGTTGACCCACGGCCAGGTCAGCAGCCATTACCTGATCGGCGACGACAAGGCGGCAACCATCTACAAGCTGGTGGACGAGCAATACCGCGCCTGGCATGCCGGCGAGAGCCAGTGGCAAGGTCGCACCTGGCTGAACTCCAGCTCCATCGGTATCGAGATCGTCAACCCGGGCTTTCGCGACCTGCCTACCGGTCGCGTCTGGTATCCCTACAGCGAAGCGCAGATCCAGAACCTGATCGTGCTGCTCAAGGACATCAGCAAGCGCAACAACATCTCGCCCCGGCACATCATCGGCCACAGCGATATCGCTCCCTTGCGCAAGCTCGACCCGGGCCCGATGTTCCCCTGGAAGCGCCTGGCCGAAGCCGGGCTCGGCCTGTGGCCCAATGCCCAGGCGGTAGCCCGTCAGCAAGCGTTCTACGCCGCCCAGTTGCCGAGCATCTCCTGGTTCCAGGCGGAACTGGCGCGCCTGGGTTATGAAACCCCGCAGACCGGCCAGCTGGATGTCGCGACCCGGCATGTGCTGGCGGCGTTCCAGATGCATTACCGGCCGTCGCGCTTCGACGGTCAGCCGGACGCGGAAAGCGCGGCGATCCTGCAGGTTCTCAACCAGACAAAATAATGACGCCCGCCCGGCGGTCAGGGCTTTTTCTCCATCAGTAGCTATAACTCATTGGTAACCTTCGGATATCCAATGATGTCGCCCGCCCGCGAACCCCTGCGCAGTTGGTTCTATCGCCCCTGGCTGCTGGCGATGGCGGCGGCTGTGCTGAGCGCGATGCTGCTGTTGGCGGCGAGCCTGGGCATTGCGATGCATGAGGTGCAGCTGCGCGAAAGCGAGCAGATGAATGCCCGCGGCGAGCGTTTTCTCGAACGCCTGGAGCAGCTGTTCGGCCAATTGCGCGAGGGGCTGGACGTGCTCGAGGAGCAGCCGCTGCGCGAATGCAGCGCCGGCATGATCGAAATCCTGCAACAGGTCAGCTTCAGCTATCGCTTCATTTATGAGGCGGCTTACGTCGATGCCTACCAGGCATGCACCAACTGGCCGCGCCAGGACAACCTGACCATGGTGCGGCCGCCGGACATTCGCGGCCCGACCTACAGCTACTGGCTGAACACCTCCGGCGAATCCAATGAAAATCGCGCGGTGCTGATGCTCGGGCGTGGCAGTTTCCGGGTGGCGACCTCGCGCGGACACCTGACCGATATGGTCGACCTGCCAGCCGGCAGCAGCCTGATGGTGGTGCTCGACCACGGCAAGCAGGCGATCCCGGTGCTGGGCCAGACGCTGGCCTGGCCGCCGGCCGAGCCGGCACCGCCGAGCGGCGGCAATCCATTGCAGGTAACCGAGAGCCAGCTGATCTACCGGATGCCGACCACCAACCCGGAATACCAGCTGGTCCTCGTCACCCCGCGTACCAGCATGCAACAGGAAATGTTCGACGACTGGTGGTGGCTGGTGCCCGGCAGCCTGGCACTCGCGCTGTTCATCGGTGGGCTGGTCTTTCAACTGGTCCGGCAGCGCCAGTCCCTGGGCGCCGAGTTGCAGGGGGCGCTGCATCGCGGCGAGTTGCAGGTGCTGTATCAACCCATCTTCGATCTGCATACGCGCCAGTGCGTCGGGGCCGAAGCGCTGCTGCGCTGGCGGCGTCCGAATGGCTCCCTGACCAGTCCGGAACTGTTCATTCCCATGGCGGAGGACACCGGGCAGATCCGCCCGATCACCGATTTTGTCCTGCAGCGCCTGCTCGAACAGCTGGGGCATCTGCTGCGAACCAACCCGCACCTGTATATCTCGGTCAACCTGGCGGCATGCGACGTCATGGTGCCGCGCATCGGCAAGGTCATGGCGCGCCTTTTGGCGTTGCATCGGGTGGCGGCGCGGCAGATCGCGTTCGAGGTCACCGAACGCGGGCTGATCGATGTGGTGGTCGCGCGGAACAACCTGCAGGCTTTACGGGATGTCGGGCACCAGGTGTTGATCGACGATTTCGGCACGGGGTATTGCAGCCTGGCTTATCTGCAGACCCTGCCGGTGGACTGCCTGAAGATCGACAAGGCCTTCGTCGATGCCCTGGGGCATGACGCGGCCAGCAGTGGCGTGGCCCCGCACATTATTCGCATGGCCCATGCGCTGCAGCTCAAGGTGATCGCCGAGGGTATCGAGTTCGAGGACCAGGCGCTGCTGTTGAGCAGTGAAGGCGTGCGTTTCGGCCAGGGCTGGCTGTTTGCCCGGGCATTGAGCGCGGTGCAGTTCATCGACCTGATCGCCCGCGGGCACCGCCGCCCGGGGCCACGCCGCCTGGATGAAGAAGCCTAGAGCGGCAGGGCCAGATAAAACTGCGTGCCCTGCCCCGGCCGCGAATAGACGCCCATGCGCCCGCCATGCAGTTGCACGATTTCCTTGCACAGCGCCAGGCCCAGGCCGGCCCCGCCTTTCTTGCGCCCGACCTGGACGAAGGGCTCGAATATCCGCCCCTGTTGCCCGTAGGCGATGCCTTCGCCGTTGTCTTCGACGCTGATGATGACGCGTTCGCCATGCCGCCGCGCCTGCAGGCGGATCGCGCCCTCACGGGGGGTATGCCGCAGGGCGTTGTCGATCAGGTTGTCCAGCACCCGTTCCAGTTGCATGCGATCGGCGTGCAGGCGTGGCAGCGGCGCCTGTATTTCCACCAGCAGCTCGATGCCTTGTGTCGTGGCCGTGCCGATGAAGCGGTTGCGCGCCTGCTCCAGCAGGTCTTCGAGGATGCAGGGCGCCAGGGTCAGTTTCTGCAGGCCGTTCTGGTAGCGCGAGAAGTTCAGCAGGTCGTTGATCAGTTGCATCAGCCGCTGCATTTCTTCGTTGACGGTGTTCAGCAGGTCGGCTTCGCGGGATTCCTCGGGGAAATGCACGCGCTCCTGCAACAGGCCGAACGCCATGTGCATGCCGGTCACCGGTGTGCGCAATTCGTGGGAGGCGCGCAACACGAACTCGCTGCGCACCCGCTCGAAGGCCCGCTGTTCGGTGACGTCGTGCAGCACCATCACCGCGCCGAGAATATGCCCCTGGGGATGGCTGACCGGGGTCAGGCTGTACGTCAGCAGGCGCGATTCGCCATCGACCTCGATGCTGAGGTCTTCCGGGGCCCGCTCCAGGTTGCCGCCGCGCAGTACCAGTTGT
This portion of the Pseudomonas sp. MRSN 12121 genome encodes:
- a CDS encoding EAL domain-containing protein is translated as MMSPAREPLRSWFYRPWLLAMAAAVLSAMLLLAASLGIAMHEVQLRESEQMNARGERFLERLEQLFGQLREGLDVLEEQPLRECSAGMIEILQQVSFSYRFIYEAAYVDAYQACTNWPRQDNLTMVRPPDIRGPTYSYWLNTSGESNENRAVLMLGRGSFRVATSRGHLTDMVDLPAGSSLMVVLDHGKQAIPVLGQTLAWPPAEPAPPSGGNPLQVTESQLIYRMPTTNPEYQLVLVTPRTSMQQEMFDDWWWLVPGSLALALFIGGLVFQLVRQRQSLGAELQGALHRGELQVLYQPIFDLHTRQCVGAEALLRWRRPNGSLTSPELFIPMAEDTGQIRPITDFVLQRLLEQLGHLLRTNPHLYISVNLAACDVMVPRIGKVMARLLALHRVAARQIAFEVTERGLIDVVVARNNLQALRDVGHQVLIDDFGTGYCSLAYLQTLPVDCLKIDKAFVDALGHDAASSGVAPHIIRMAHALQLKVIAEGIEFEDQALLLSSEGVRFGQGWLFARALSAVQFIDLIARGHRRPGPRRLDEEA